A genomic region of Vitreoscilla filiformis contains the following coding sequences:
- a CDS encoding N-acetylmuramidase family protein — MSKLLSDNDFETAAFILECEVAAIRAVAEVESAGAGFLSNGLAKILFEGHIFYKYTSGAYATSNPTICYSRWTTKFYKGGAAEYDRLREAEALNRTAARMSASYGKFQIMGFNYGICGFNNVDEFYDAMQNTEADQLNAFCEFIKSNNLVPALQNRNWAQFARVYNGPEYARNAYDTKLAAAYAKYAAMA; from the coding sequence ATGTCAAAACTGCTGAGCGACAACGATTTCGAAACCGCCGCCTTCATCCTCGAATGCGAAGTGGCCGCCATTCGGGCGGTCGCCGAAGTCGAGAGTGCCGGTGCCGGTTTTCTGAGCAACGGGTTGGCCAAAATCCTGTTTGAAGGCCACATCTTTTACAAGTACACCTCGGGCGCTTACGCTACCAGCAACCCGACGATTTGTTATTCCCGCTGGACCACCAAGTTTTACAAGGGTGGCGCCGCTGAATACGATCGTCTGCGCGAAGCCGAGGCCCTGAACCGGACGGCGGCTCGCATGTCCGCCAGCTACGGCAAGTTCCAGATCATGGGCTTCAACTATGGCATCTGCGGCTTCAACAACGTGGATGAGTTTTATGACGCGATGCAAAACACCGAAGCCGACCAACTGAACGCCTTCTGCGAATTCATCAAGTCCAACAACCTGGTGCCAGCCCTGCAAAACCGCAACTGGGCCCAATTCGCCCGGGTTTACAACGGCCCCGAATACGCCCGCAACGCCTACGACACCAAGCTGGCCGCCGCCTACGCCAAATACGCCGCCATGGCGTGA
- a CDS encoding urease accessory protein UreD, which produces MGWHGHLELHYRRQGARTIALDRHDGPLRVLQRLYPEGEGICHHVLVHPPGGIVGGDTLAVDVRQDPGTHAVITTPSATRFYRSAGPVAVQQVRAHVAQDARLEWLPLESIAYNACQARNELHFDLAPGAQMLGWDMLALGLPAAGLAFEQGCVTQHVEWPGVWLERGHLDARDTLLLDSPVGLAGQRVMGTVWLATGSAWPAAQRAELLELTRTHIAASPLAARVGVTSPNERLIVCRSLAPMVEPVFALWQSIRALWRQQAWGLAPVAPRIWAM; this is translated from the coding sequence ATGGGTTGGCACGGCCATCTTGAGCTGCACTACCGCCGGCAAGGTGCGCGCACCATCGCCCTGGATCGGCACGACGGGCCGCTGCGCGTCTTGCAACGGCTGTACCCGGAAGGGGAAGGCATCTGCCACCATGTGCTGGTGCATCCGCCCGGGGGCATCGTCGGGGGGGACACACTGGCGGTCGATGTGCGCCAAGATCCCGGCACCCATGCGGTGATCACCACGCCCAGCGCCACCCGGTTTTACCGCAGCGCGGGGCCAGTGGCGGTGCAGCAAGTTCGCGCCCACGTGGCCCAAGATGCTCGGCTGGAGTGGCTCCCCTTGGAGAGCATCGCCTACAACGCCTGCCAAGCCCGCAACGAGTTGCACTTTGACTTGGCCCCCGGTGCCCAGATGCTGGGCTGGGACATGCTGGCCCTGGGCCTGCCCGCTGCGGGCTTGGCATTCGAACAAGGCTGTGTCACCCAGCATGTGGAGTGGCCGGGCGTGTGGCTTGAACGCGGCCACCTGGACGCCCGCGACACGCTGTTGCTGGACAGCCCCGTGGGCCTGGCCGGCCAGCGCGTGATGGGCACGGTGTGGCTGGCCACGGGCAGCGCATGGCCCGCCGCGCAGCGGGCCGAACTGTTGGAGCTGACCCGCACGCACATCGCGGCCAGCCCCTTGGCGGCCCGCGTGGGGGTGACGAGTCCGAACGAACGCCTCATCGTCTGCCGCAGCTTGGCGCCCATGGTCGAGCCCGTGTTTGCGCTGTGGCAATCGATTCGGGCGCTGTGGCGGCAGCAAGCCTGGGGCTTGGCCCCTGTCGCGCCGCGCATTTGGGCAATGTGA
- a CDS encoding TIGR03862 family flavoprotein, which yields MPDTFLSPIRRTAAAPLIAIVGAGPAGLMAAQHLRHATASSEVPPDVHVFDAMPSVGRKFLLAGKGGLNLTHAEPLPQFVSRYGERAPQVAAWLDVLGPQSLRDWAQTLGITTFVGSSGKVFPEAMKAAPLLRAWLHRLREDGVRFHMRHRWQGDGLRADANGQHALSFNTPHGPVTCHADAVLLALGGASWARLGSDGAWVGPLSEVGVGVAPLRPANCGFDLAWSPHLAEKYAGSPLKNVRLRFDGDGQAPFDRLGECVLTATGLEGSLVYAASARLRETLLAQGRCDVTLDLLPHRTVDELRTALARGRGSRSWANHLKEQAGLSGVKAGLLREGLDAAAWQQLIQTPAALAQRIKALPLTLTAMRPLDEAISTAGGVRLEDLTSGLMLQPCPGVWCAGEMLDWEAPTGGYLLTAVMASGVVAAQDMRRWLIPR from the coding sequence ATGCCAGACACGTTCCTTTCTCCAATTCGTCGCACCGCTGCTGCGCCGCTGATCGCCATCGTCGGGGCCGGCCCGGCGGGGCTCATGGCGGCCCAGCACCTGCGCCACGCCACTGCCTCTTCCGAAGTTCCGCCCGACGTGCATGTGTTCGACGCCATGCCCTCGGTGGGACGCAAGTTCTTGCTGGCCGGCAAGGGGGGGTTGAACCTCACCCACGCCGAGCCTCTGCCCCAATTTGTCAGCCGTTACGGGGAACGCGCTCCGCAGGTGGCCGCGTGGCTCGACGTGCTGGGCCCCCAATCCCTGCGAGACTGGGCACAAACGCTGGGGATCACCACGTTTGTGGGCAGTTCCGGCAAAGTCTTTCCCGAAGCCATGAAAGCGGCGCCGCTGCTGCGGGCTTGGTTGCACCGGTTGCGGGAGGATGGGGTGCGGTTCCACATGCGCCATCGCTGGCAAGGCGATGGGCTGAGGGCCGATGCCAACGGTCAGCACGCCCTGAGTTTCAACACCCCTCATGGCCCCGTGACCTGCCACGCGGACGCTGTGCTGCTGGCGCTGGGTGGTGCCAGTTGGGCACGGTTGGGGTCGGATGGGGCTTGGGTTGGGCCCTTGAGCGAGGTGGGTGTCGGTGTGGCCCCGCTGCGCCCCGCTAATTGTGGTTTCGACCTGGCATGGAGCCCCCATCTGGCCGAAAAGTACGCCGGATCACCGCTGAAAAACGTGCGCCTGCGCTTCGATGGTGACGGGCAAGCGCCGTTTGATCGACTGGGGGAATGTGTGCTCACCGCCACCGGGCTGGAGGGCTCGCTGGTGTACGCGGCCAGCGCCCGACTGCGCGAAACGCTGTTGGCACAAGGGCGGTGTGATGTCACCCTCGATCTGCTGCCCCACCGCACGGTGGACGAACTGCGCACCGCACTGGCACGGGGGCGGGGTTCGCGCAGTTGGGCCAATCACCTCAAGGAACAGGCGGGGCTGAGTGGCGTCAAAGCGGGTTTGTTGCGGGAAGGGCTGGACGCTGCGGCCTGGCAGCAGCTCATTCAAACGCCCGCCGCTTTGGCTCAGCGCATCAAAGCCCTGCCGTTGACGCTCACAGCGATGCGACCGCTCGATGAAGCGATCAGCACCGCCGGCGGTGTGCGTCTGGAAGACCTGACGTCGGGCTTGATGCTTCAGCCCTGCCCCGGCGTGTGGTGTGCGGGGGAAATGCTCGATTGGGAAGCGCCCACGGGCGGCTATCTGCTGACAGCGGTGATGGCCAGCGGCGTCGTGGCCGCCCAGGACATGCGCCGTTGGCTGATTCCTCGCTGA
- a CDS encoding DUF2917 domain-containing protein, giving the protein MNTQPTSTDRTARFLGGSDITLLPPGQAMRLDPRWIRGASGQRLMLEVSAGALWLTWPGCDDDRYLVAGERCRLPDDPDVLRALLIETEPRLAPGAAQFRVVGQPAPGIDCASSCQTRSFLQFVAPLLRR; this is encoded by the coding sequence ATGAACACACAGCCTACCTCCACCGATCGCACCGCCCGGTTCCTGGGCGGGTCTGACATCACTTTGCTGCCACCTGGCCAAGCGATGCGCCTTGATCCACGTTGGATTCGCGGTGCATCGGGCCAGCGCCTGATGCTGGAAGTCAGCGCCGGGGCGCTGTGGCTGACTTGGCCGGGTTGCGATGACGATCGCTACTTGGTCGCCGGTGAACGCTGCCGCTTGCCGGACGATCCCGACGTGCTACGGGCCTTGCTGATCGAAACCGAACCGCGTTTGGCGCCTGGCGCGGCCCAATTCCGTGTCGTGGGGCAACCGGCACCTGGCATAGACTGCGCCTCCTCATGCCAGACACGTTCCTTTCTCCAATTCGTCGCACCGCTGCTGCGCCGCTGA
- a CDS encoding aminotransferase-like domain-containing protein, with the protein MDTSFSDAPTPLYRQLCDRVSALIHSGALRKGDKLASVREMARQQGMAQSTVLQAYRALEDRRLIEARPRSGYFVAVSAPAASKVARRAPALAVPAITTPPADSRSVDVSRLVEQVMSAAVDERFISFGAACPTDDLFPPERLRKAMSRALQQHADSLSHYPFAPGIRPLREVIARRALGMGCTLDPERILITNGCLESISLCLRAVTQPGDVVAIESPAYFGLLQIMESLGLRALEIPTHPRTGLSVPALQLALDTQPVKAVLLVPTLSNPLGSVMPLGARRELARLAREHDLPIIEDALYNDLCPRAEGRRAIKSFDTTGHVLLCSSYSKTVAPGLRLGWVEAGRWSSEVQRLKSTLSGGHTELLEWAMTELLDQVQHEPALRQLRATVAERMAQARASSSPTASRQAPA; encoded by the coding sequence ATGGACACTTCGTTTTCCGATGCCCCCACCCCGCTCTATCGCCAACTCTGTGACCGGGTGAGCGCCCTGATTCACAGTGGCGCCCTGCGCAAAGGCGACAAACTCGCCTCCGTGCGCGAGATGGCACGCCAGCAGGGCATGGCGCAGTCCACGGTGTTGCAAGCCTATCGGGCGCTGGAAGATCGCCGCTTGATTGAGGCCCGGCCTCGCTCGGGCTATTTTGTGGCGGTATCTGCCCCGGCGGCGAGCAAAGTGGCGCGGCGCGCCCCTGCGCTGGCGGTGCCCGCGATCACGACCCCGCCGGCAGATTCCCGCTCGGTCGATGTCAGCCGGCTGGTCGAACAGGTGATGAGCGCAGCGGTGGACGAGCGTTTCATCAGCTTCGGCGCCGCGTGCCCGACCGACGATCTGTTTCCCCCCGAACGGCTGCGCAAAGCCATGAGCCGGGCACTGCAACAGCACGCTGACTCCCTCAGCCACTACCCGTTTGCCCCGGGCATCCGGCCCTTGCGCGAGGTGATCGCCCGCCGCGCACTGGGCATGGGCTGCACCCTCGATCCGGAGCGCATCCTCATCACCAATGGCTGCCTGGAATCGATCAGCCTGTGCTTGCGAGCGGTGACCCAACCGGGGGATGTGGTGGCCATTGAGTCGCCCGCCTATTTCGGTCTGTTACAAATCATGGAGAGTTTGGGGCTGCGGGCGCTGGAAATCCCCACCCACCCGCGCACCGGCCTGTCGGTGCCCGCCCTGCAACTGGCGTTGGACACCCAGCCGGTGAAAGCGGTGTTGCTGGTGCCGACGCTGTCCAACCCCCTGGGCTCGGTCATGCCGCTGGGCGCCCGGCGTGAACTGGCCCGCCTGGCGCGTGAGCACGATCTGCCCATCATTGAAGACGCGCTTTACAACGATTTGTGCCCCCGTGCCGAAGGGCGGCGAGCCATCAAATCGTTCGACACGACGGGGCATGTGCTGCTGTGCTCGTCCTACTCCAAAACGGTGGCGCCGGGGCTGCGCCTGGGCTGGGTGGAAGCCGGGCGCTGGAGCAGCGAAGTGCAGCGGCTCAAATCGACCCTGAGCGGCGGCCACACCGAGCTGCTCGAATGGGCCATGACGGAGCTGCTCGACCAAGTTCAGCACGAACCCGCCTTGCGCCAATTGCGTGCCACCGTGGCCGAACGCATGGCGCAAGCGCGCGCAAGCTCATCGCCCACAGCTTCCCGGCAGGCACCCGCATGA
- a CDS encoding NAD+ synthase has protein sequence MSSPASVRVALAQINATVGDLAGNAQRILQAAREAFEQGSRLVVTPELALTGYPPEDLLLRPAFMAACAQHLQTLAEQLADCPGLHVVVGHPHAETPDVRSRSHAAPRRFNAASVLSEGHIVATYAKRDLPNYQVFDERRYFASGRDAGLGPVVFDVQGVRFGLLICEDAWLEEPAAAACAAGAQVLCVLNASPFHIDKHDEREERMAARAQATGCALLYSHLVGGQDEIIFDGASFGVDAQGIVQTRAPAFDPDSLLLDVTAAGAVSGPLAPIPPLEEQVWRALVLGVRDYLGKNGFPGAIIGLSGGVDSALVLAVAVEALGADKVRAVMMPSPYTADISWIDARDMAARLGVRYDEIGITPMFEAFNHALAPQFTGLAEDATEENIQARIRGTLLMALSNKTGAIVLTTGNKSEMVTGYCTLYGDMAGGFAVIKDVAKTLVYRLCLWKNQQGGLLADGTIGEVIPERIITRPPSAELRPDQKDQDSLPPYEVLDAILARYMEEDQSIEDIVAAGFDRADVERVTRLIKINEYKRRQAPVGIRITHRGFGRDWRYPITSKFRA, from the coding sequence ATGTCCAGCCCTGCAAGCGTCCGCGTCGCCCTGGCACAAATCAACGCCACCGTCGGCGATCTGGCGGGCAATGCCCAGCGCATCCTCCAAGCGGCCCGTGAGGCTTTTGAACAAGGGTCGCGGCTCGTGGTCACCCCCGAGTTGGCCCTCACCGGTTATCCCCCTGAAGATTTGCTGCTGCGTCCGGCGTTCATGGCGGCTTGTGCGCAGCACCTGCAAACACTGGCCGAACAATTGGCGGATTGCCCTGGGCTGCACGTGGTGGTCGGCCATCCGCACGCAGAAACGCCCGATGTGCGTTCACGCTCACACGCGGCGCCGCGTCGCTTCAACGCTGCGTCCGTGCTCAGCGAAGGCCACATTGTGGCCACCTATGCCAAGCGGGATCTGCCGAACTACCAGGTGTTCGACGAACGCCGCTACTTTGCTTCGGGCCGCGATGCCGGCTTGGGCCCCGTGGTGTTTGACGTGCAAGGCGTGCGCTTTGGCCTCTTGATTTGCGAAGACGCTTGGCTGGAAGAACCCGCCGCTGCCGCCTGTGCAGCAGGCGCCCAGGTGTTGTGTGTGCTCAACGCCTCGCCCTTCCACATCGACAAGCACGACGAGCGCGAAGAACGCATGGCCGCACGCGCCCAGGCCACGGGTTGCGCCCTGCTCTACTCGCACTTGGTGGGTGGGCAGGATGAAATCATTTTCGATGGCGCATCGTTCGGGGTGGATGCCCAGGGCATCGTCCAAACCCGGGCGCCGGCCTTCGATCCCGACAGCCTGTTGTTGGACGTCACCGCCGCCGGCGCGGTGAGCGGCCCTCTGGCACCGATTCCGCCGCTAGAAGAACAAGTGTGGCGTGCGCTGGTCTTGGGCGTGCGGGACTACTTGGGCAAAAACGGTTTTCCAGGCGCCATCATCGGTCTGTCCGGTGGGGTGGATTCGGCGTTGGTGCTGGCCGTGGCCGTCGAAGCCCTCGGCGCCGACAAGGTGCGCGCCGTGATGATGCCCTCGCCCTACACCGCCGACATTTCGTGGATCGACGCCCGTGACATGGCCGCCCGCCTGGGTGTGCGCTACGACGAAATTGGCATCACGCCCATGTTCGAAGCGTTCAACCACGCTTTGGCCCCGCAGTTCACGGGGCTGGCTGAAGATGCCACGGAAGAGAACATCCAAGCGCGCATTCGGGGCACGCTGTTGATGGCCCTGTCCAACAAAACCGGCGCCATCGTGCTGACAACCGGCAACAAAAGCGAGATGGTCACCGGTTACTGCACGTTGTATGGGGACATGGCCGGCGGCTTTGCCGTCATCAAAGACGTGGCCAAAACCCTGGTTTATCGCCTGTGCCTGTGGAAGAACCAACAGGGCGGCCTGCTGGCCGATGGCACGATCGGTGAAGTCATCCCCGAACGCATCATCACGCGCCCGCCTTCGGCTGAACTGCGCCCCGACCAGAAAGACCAAGACAGTTTGCCACCCTACGAGGTGCTTGACGCCATCTTGGCTCGCTACATGGAAGAGGATCAGAGCATCGAAGACATCGTCGCTGCCGGCTTCGACCGGGCCGATGTGGAACGTGTAACACGCCTCATCAAAATCAACGAATACAAGCGCCGCCAAGCCCCCGTGGGCATTCGAATCACCCACCGGGGTTTCGGGCGTGATTGGCGTTACCCAATCACCTCGAAGTTCCGTGCTTAA
- a CDS encoding P-II family nitrogen regulator codes for MKQITAIIKPFKLEEVREALAEVGVSGLTVTEVKGFGRQKGHTELYRGAEYVVDFLPKVKLEAVVKDGDVERAIEVIVKAAKTGKIGDGKIFVTPVEQVVRIRTGETDESAV; via the coding sequence ATGAAGCAGATCACCGCCATCATCAAACCGTTCAAGCTCGAAGAAGTCCGCGAAGCGCTGGCCGAAGTGGGCGTTTCCGGCCTGACCGTGACCGAAGTGAAGGGCTTTGGCCGTCAAAAGGGTCACACCGAGCTGTACCGTGGCGCCGAGTACGTGGTGGACTTTCTGCCCAAGGTCAAGCTCGAAGCCGTGGTCAAGGATGGCGACGTGGAGCGTGCCATCGAGGTGATCGTCAAGGCAGCCAAGACCGGCAAGATCGGTGACGGCAAGATTTTCGTCACCCCGGTGGAGCAAGTGGTGCGCATCCGCACCGGCGAAACCGACGAATCCGCCGTTTGA
- a CDS encoding LOG family protein: MTFSLCVYCGSRHGQDERFTQAAVALGHEIGRQGWQLVYGGGNVGLMGEVANATLEAGGRVVGVIPERLMQREVGHRQLSELHVVHTMHERKKRMAEMAHAFLALPGGIGTFEELFEVWTWRHLGYHQQPIGLLNVAGFYDPLLAFMQRTQAAGFVDTEQQSMLTVGTDPVDMLHTLARMSEPPGQAGCYARI, encoded by the coding sequence GTGACGTTTTCGCTCTGTGTCTACTGTGGCTCGCGCCACGGTCAAGATGAGCGCTTTACCCAAGCCGCTGTGGCACTGGGGCACGAGATTGGCCGCCAGGGCTGGCAATTGGTGTATGGCGGTGGCAATGTCGGCTTGATGGGCGAAGTGGCCAACGCGACGCTGGAAGCCGGGGGCCGGGTGGTCGGTGTGATTCCAGAGCGGCTGATGCAGCGGGAAGTCGGACACCGCCAGCTCAGTGAACTGCACGTGGTTCACACCATGCATGAGCGCAAAAAGCGCATGGCCGAAATGGCGCACGCTTTCTTGGCGCTGCCGGGTGGCATCGGCACGTTCGAGGAGTTGTTCGAGGTGTGGACGTGGCGCCACCTCGGCTACCACCAGCAACCCATCGGGTTGCTCAACGTGGCAGGCTTCTATGACCCGCTGCTGGCGTTCATGCAACGCACGCAGGCGGCCGGTTTTGTCGATACCGAGCAGCAGAGCATGCTGACCGTCGGCACCGACCCGGTGGACATGCTGCACACGCTGGCGCGCATGAGCGAGCCCCCCGGTCAGGCGGGCTGTTACGCCCGCATCTGA
- a CDS encoding diacylglycerol kinase, whose product MSQTNPHKGRTGLDRVIHAAGYSWAGLRKAYTGESAFRQETWLAVVLLPCAWWLGRTWVEVALLAGSVLAVLIVELLNSAVEAVVDRVGFELHELAARAKDIASAAVFLSLLLCAGIWGAALWQRLLGA is encoded by the coding sequence ATGTCACAGACCAATCCTCACAAAGGGCGCACGGGTTTGGATCGTGTGATCCACGCAGCGGGCTATTCATGGGCCGGGCTGCGCAAGGCTTACACCGGTGAAAGTGCGTTTCGCCAAGAAACTTGGCTGGCTGTGGTGTTGCTGCCTTGCGCTTGGTGGCTGGGGCGCACCTGGGTCGAAGTGGCTTTGTTGGCCGGCTCGGTGCTGGCGGTGTTGATTGTGGAATTGCTGAATTCTGCGGTCGAAGCTGTGGTCGATCGCGTCGGTTTCGAACTCCACGAGTTGGCCGCACGTGCCAAAGACATCGCCAGTGCGGCTGTCTTTCTCTCACTCCTGCTGTGTGCCGGTATTTGGGGCGCAGCACTGTGGCAACGCCTGTTGGGGGCCTGA
- a CDS encoding RDD family protein, whose amino-acid sequence MSDLDEIQALKQAPTPPVWRRLAAFLYEGVLLFGVLMIAGLLYSVLTRMDHALHGKLGLQVFLFVVLGVYFAGFWVRGGQTVAMKAWHVRVVNASGRALSWPQAVARYLLAWLWFLPALVALWAAGLKDSAAFAAALSVGVVTYAGLARLRPDRQFFHDVLCGTRLVTWRPAPRPKKGRAGA is encoded by the coding sequence ATGTCGGATTTGGACGAGATCCAGGCCCTGAAGCAAGCACCGACGCCCCCTGTTTGGCGCCGGTTGGCGGCCTTCCTGTACGAGGGGGTGTTGCTGTTCGGGGTTTTGATGATCGCTGGCTTGCTGTACTCCGTGCTCACGCGCATGGATCATGCATTGCATGGCAAATTGGGCCTGCAAGTGTTTTTGTTCGTGGTGCTCGGGGTTTACTTTGCCGGTTTTTGGGTGCGCGGAGGGCAGACCGTGGCCATGAAAGCGTGGCACGTCCGTGTGGTGAATGCTTCGGGGCGGGCGCTGTCCTGGCCTCAAGCCGTGGCGCGTTATCTCTTGGCTTGGCTGTGGTTTCTGCCGGCGTTGGTGGCACTCTGGGCTGCTGGGCTCAAGGACAGCGCCGCTTTTGCGGCAGCGTTGTCTGTCGGGGTCGTCACATATGCTGGGTTGGCGCGCTTGCGTCCGGATCGGCAGTTTTTCCATGACGTGCTGTGCGGCACGCGCCTGGTCACTTGGCGCCCTGCACCCCGTCCTAAGAAAGGGCGCGCTGGCGCCTGA
- a CDS encoding DUF3106 domain-containing protein, producing MTRRWHQAAVAAACAVALVCGQGVHAQGVQPIAPVTWGALSMQQRTTLAPLAVEWSRLAPAVQHKWIEIAGKLPTMSAEQQQRVHERMREWARLSPEQRTEARLNFQQFRQWGGVDKQARWEAYQALPPEERQALAAKAARAASAPASAPMASPTHLLRKAPLGAMVPKSNVVKEAPVPAVLALRPVAPSVVQARPGVTTQWVGVKQPSPPDHQKAGQPKIAAGPGMVDRSTLLPKHGPQAAGVAAPHKPPVVARAGAASAVSPAASSAAVASSPVVGAASAASSVVAAVPVAASAVASVVN from the coding sequence ATGACACGACGCTGGCACCAAGCTGCTGTGGCAGCCGCTTGCGCGGTGGCGCTGGTTTGTGGGCAGGGCGTGCATGCGCAGGGCGTTCAGCCCATCGCCCCGGTGACTTGGGGAGCGTTGTCGATGCAGCAACGCACCACGTTGGCGCCTCTCGCTGTTGAATGGTCGCGCCTGGCACCTGCGGTGCAGCACAAGTGGATCGAAATTGCGGGCAAGCTGCCGACCATGTCTGCTGAACAGCAACAGCGGGTGCATGAGCGCATGCGCGAGTGGGCCCGCCTGAGTCCAGAGCAGCGCACAGAGGCCCGGCTGAATTTCCAGCAATTCCGCCAATGGGGCGGTGTGGACAAACAAGCACGCTGGGAAGCCTACCAAGCCCTGCCGCCAGAGGAGCGCCAGGCTTTGGCAGCCAAAGCTGCGCGAGCTGCTTCGGCACCTGCTTCGGCACCGATGGCGTCGCCAACGCATCTGTTGCGCAAGGCACCGTTGGGGGCGATGGTTCCTAAGTCCAATGTGGTGAAAGAAGCGCCAGTGCCAGCGGTGCTTGCCTTGCGACCTGTCGCACCGTCCGTGGTTCAGGCGCGGCCAGGCGTGACCACTCAATGGGTCGGGGTCAAGCAGCCCTCTCCGCCTGATCACCAGAAAGCGGGTCAACCTAAAATCGCCGCTGGCCCGGGCATGGTGGATCGTTCAACCCTGCTACCCAAGCACGGCCCACAGGCTGCGGGTGTGGCAGCACCGCACAAGCCGCCTGTGGTGGCTCGGGCAGGTGCTGCATCTGCGGTGAGTCCAGCGGCTTCATCGGCGGCGGTGGCCTCCTCTCCGGTTGTGGGGGCCGCGTCGGCAGCGTCGAGTGTGGTGGCCGCAGTGCCTGTGGCGGCTTCGGCGGTGGCCTCCGTGGTCAATTAA
- a CDS encoding DUF3619 family protein, producing MNFSNTSQTVARRTGAAQAELGSAEDRLGARLGAALTERSLQSDHDIEARLRFAREQALARARQRRAAALQAAPVAASPIRVGLSTLAWPSAPKWVGRLAVVVPFIVLGMGLLAIDHGYDRAQIHATAEVDVALLADDLPVGAYRDPGFVEFLKHPQE from the coding sequence ATGAATTTTTCGAATACTTCACAAACGGTGGCCCGTCGCACGGGTGCTGCGCAGGCCGAGCTGGGCAGCGCGGAAGATCGGCTGGGCGCCCGCCTTGGAGCCGCACTGACCGAGCGCAGTTTGCAATCCGACCATGACATTGAAGCACGCTTGCGTTTTGCCCGAGAGCAGGCGCTGGCACGTGCGCGCCAGCGCCGTGCGGCTGCCCTCCAGGCCGCACCGGTGGCGGCTTCCCCGATTCGCGTTGGCTTGTCGACGCTGGCATGGCCCTCAGCGCCCAAGTGGGTGGGGCGTTTAGCGGTTGTGGTGCCGTTCATCGTGCTGGGGATGGGTTTGCTGGCCATCGATCATGGGTATGACCGGGCGCAGATCCATGCAACCGCTGAAGTCGATGTGGCCTTGTTGGCAGACGATTTGCCGGTTGGCGCCTACCGTGACCCTGGCTTTGTTGAATTCCTCAAGCACCCACAGGAGTGA
- a CDS encoding RNA polymerase sigma factor — protein MATDKELTDFLKSVEKRAFKRTVYAVRDEDGALDIVQDAMIRLADRYADRPAAELPLLFQRILSNATTDWFRRQKVRGAVMQNLSDFEGSDEGEDFDLLESLVSVEGALGAESAADTVARQQVLLLIEEEVQKLPGRQREAFLLRYWEELDVAETATAMGCSEGSVKTHCSRAVHALAKSLKARGISS, from the coding sequence TTGGCCACCGACAAAGAACTCACAGATTTCCTCAAAAGCGTTGAAAAACGTGCCTTCAAGCGCACCGTCTACGCTGTGCGGGACGAGGACGGTGCGCTGGATATCGTGCAAGACGCCATGATCCGTCTGGCGGATCGCTACGCCGACCGACCGGCCGCAGAATTGCCATTGCTGTTTCAGCGTATCTTGTCGAACGCCACGACAGACTGGTTTCGCCGCCAAAAAGTGCGTGGCGCGGTGATGCAGAACCTTTCCGACTTTGAGGGCTCAGACGAAGGCGAAGACTTTGACCTGTTGGAATCGCTGGTGTCGGTTGAGGGGGCTCTCGGCGCGGAAAGTGCTGCGGACACCGTGGCCCGTCAGCAGGTGCTACTGCTCATCGAAGAAGAGGTGCAGAAGCTGCCGGGGCGTCAACGGGAAGCGTTTTTGCTGCGTTACTGGGAAGAATTGGATGTCGCCGAGACAGCCACGGCCATGGGTTGCTCCGAGGGGAGCGTCAAGACCCATTGTTCGCGTGCCGTCCACGCGCTGGCCAAATCCCTCAAGGCCAGGGGAATCTCATCATGA